GACCGCGCCGCCTCCCGGGTATTGACGCTGAAATTTCGGCTCGGCTTGTTTGAGCGTCCATATGCCGATGAGCAGCAGGCGGTTTCGGTGGTGGGCCATGCGGATACCCGCCGGCTGAACCTGCAGGTGGCGCGGGAATCGGTTGTCCTGCTGAAGAATGAAGATGCCCTGCTTCCGCTTGCCGGCAAGCTCCGGCGGATTGCGGTGATCGGACCGAACGCGGACCGGCTGTATAATCAGCTCGGTGATTATACCAGCATCCAGCGTGAAGGAAGCGGCACAACGGTGTTGCAGGGCATCCGGCAATGTGCTCCGGCCGGGATTGAGGTCGTACATGCTCTGGGCTGCGGCATCCGCGATGCTTCCGCAGCCGGCCTGAGCGAGGCGGTGGAGCTGGCGCGCGGCGCGGATGTTGCAGTGCTGGTGCTGGGAGGCAGCAGCGCGCGGCAGTTCGGCGGCGACTTCGACGCCAACGGTGCGGCGATTATCAGCGAAGGCAGCCCGTCCGAAATGGACTGCGGCGAGGGTGTGGATCTGGCCGACCTGCGGCTAGGAGGTATCCAGCAGCAGCTCGCGGAAGCCGTGGCCGCCACCGGCACACCGGTGGTCGCAATCGTTATCCAAGGCCGTCCCCACGCCTTGGACCAGCTGGAGCCGTTAGCCGGCGCGCTGCTCTGTGCGGCCTATCCCGGCTCGGAAGGCGGGCAGGCCATCGCTGAGATTCTGTTCGGCCAGGTGAATCCGAGCGGCAAGCTGCCGGTGTCCCTGCCGCGTTCCTCCGGGCAGCTGCCGGTCTATTACAACCAGAAGGACCCCGGCCGTCCCCGGGTATATGTGGACATGCCGTCCGCTCCGCTGTATTCCTTCGGACACGGGCTCAGCTACACAAGTTTTGATTACGGAAGCGTCTCGTTGTCCGCTGCATCGATCTCAGCTGCAGAACTGGAGGCAGGCAGCCGGGTATCCGTCAGCATCACAGTGAAGAATACCGGCGGTGTCGCAGGCCTGGAGACTGTCCAGCTGTACATCCGTGCCCGTGAGTCGGGGATCACCCGCCGGATTGCGGAGCTGAAGGGCTTCAGCAAAATCCAGCTCCAGCCGGGCGAAGAGAAAACAGTAACCTTCTCTCTTGGCGTGGAGGAGTTGGGCGTATGGAATATAGCCATGAAGTTCGCTGCCGTTCCCTGCCGGGTTAGTGTAATGGCAGGAGGAAGTCTTGCCGGCACCCGGTCAGCGGAGCTTGTCGTTACAGGAAGCGGGTCGTAATGCTTTCTTCATAAATTCCCTGGATTTAAAAAAAGATGCCCCGCAGACTGCAGTCTGCGGGGCATCTTTTTTGTGCTTTTTCAAGTATACAGAATCGCGGCTAACGATTAGATCTTCAGCACGCCGCCGTTGCTTGCGTTGGTAACCAGCTTGGAGTAGCGGGCCAGATAGCCGGTCTTCACCTTCGGCTCGAAGCCCTTCCAGCCCTGGCGGCGGACCGCCAGCACTTCCTCGTCAACCAGCAGCTCAATCTTGCGGTTATTGAGGTCCAGCTCGATGATGTCGCCATTCTCCACGAAGGCGATCGGACCGCCCTCAGCCGCTTCCGGCGAGATGTGGCCGATGCTGATGCCGCGGGATGCGCCGGAGAACCGGCCGTCCGTGATCAGGCCGACCTTCGCGCCCAGTCCCATGCCGACGATCTGCGAGGTTGGTGCCAGCATCTCAGGCATCCCTGGTCCGCCCTTCGGTCCTTCATAGCGGATGACAACGACATGGCCTTCCTTGACCTTGCCGTTCGCGATGCCTTCCAGTGCCTCCTCCTGGGAGTCGAAGCAGATGGCCGGTCCTTTGTGATAGCCGCCGACAGAAGCGTCAACCGCGCCCACCTTGATGATGGAGCCTTCCGGAGCCAGGTTGCCGTAGAGCACGGACAATCCGCCGACTTCGGAATAAGGGTTGTCCAGGGTATGGATAACAGAGGTATCCTTGATCTCATGTCCACGTACATTCTCAGCCAGCGTCTTGCCGGTAACGGTCATGCAGTCGCCGAAGATTGCCCCCGGCTTCTTCAGCAGCTCGTTCAGTACGGCACTTACGCCGCCTGCCCGGTCCACATCTTCGATGAAGATATCGGAGGCCGGAGCCAGCTTAGCGAGATAAGGAACCCGGTTAGCGACTTCATTGATGCGTTCCAGCGGATACTCTACCTGGGCCTCTTGAGCCAGGGCCAGTGTATGCAGAACCGTATTGGTTGATCCGCCCATCGCCATGTCCAGCGCGAACGCGTTGTCCAGCGATTCCTGGGTTACGATATCACGCGGCTTCAGGTCCATCTTGATCAGCTCCATCAGCTGGGTGGCCGATTTGCGGACGAACTCTTTGCGTTCTTCAGCAACCGCCAGGATTGTGCCGTTGCCCGGCAGCGCAAGGCCCATAGCTTCAGCCAGACAGTTCATAGAGTTCGCGGTGAACATCCCGGAGCATGATCCGCAGGTAGGACAGCCGTATTGTTCAAGTTCAAGCAGCTCAGCATCGTTGATCTTGCCGACCTGATGCGCGCCGACGCCTTCGAAGACAGAGGTCAGGGAGAGCTTCTTGCCCTTGCTGTCCACGCCCGCCTTCATCGGTCCGCCGCTGACGAAGATGGTCGGGATGTTCACGCGCAGGGCGCCCATCATCATGCCCGGGGTGATTTTGTCACAGTTGGGGATGCAGACCATGCCGTCGAACCAGTGCGCCGAGACTACGGTCTCCAGGGAGTCGGCAATGATCTCACGGCTCGGCAGCGAATAACGCATTCCGATATGGCCCATGGCGATCCCGTCGTCTACGCCGATCGTATTGAACTCGAACGGAACCCCGCCGGCTTCGCGGATCGCTTCCTTAACGATTTTGCCGAATTCCTGCAGATGCACATGACCCGGTACAATATCAATGTAGGAATTGCAGACCGCGATGAACGGCTTGCCGAAATCCTCTTCCTTCACGCCGGCAGCACGCAGCAGGCTGCGGTGCGGGGCGCGGTCGAAGCCCTTTTTGATCATGTCTGAACGCATTTTCTTGTTTGCCATGATGACATTTCCCCTTAAAAGTATTGGTGTAGCAATTATATTGCCGCATTAACGCATTGCAATCCCGGAATTCGCGAATCTGCGGTTTATAGAATGTTCACGGTCCAGCTTCTGCAAGAAACAGAAGTGGGGCAGAGCCGTTCTATAAGAATAAGGGCAATAGGATACGAACGTTAATAGAGAGTCTATCACAAAAAGCCTGTTTTTTCTACCGGACAATGTGAAGTTTGTCGCAGGAAGAATCAAGGAAAAGCCTAAGCCTGAATGCACAAAAGCCCATCCCGGCGGGACAGGCAGCTGTTCAGGAATCGGCTTATGGGCGAGGAAGACTGAACATTAGAGTGAGCGTCTCAGCGCGGCGCGCCGCAGGGAGATCATCCAGCCGACCGGCGGCTCTACCAGCGGATGCAGCACACGCCTGACCACAGGCAGGGCCAGCAGTACCGTGCAGCCTGTTGCGGCGAATATCAGCATGGCTGCGCCGGCGGGGCCGGTGATGTAGACGTACAGGCCGGATGCCGCTGCCGCGCGGACAACCAGTCCGTGCAGCAGGAAGACGTACAAGGTGCGGCGGCCCAGATCGGTCATGCGGCATAATCCCCAGGGGACCAGGCTCAGAAAGGCAAGCGAAGAGACAAATTGCAGAGCATACACGCCAAGACGGAACACGCCTGCATACCATTCATGGATGCCAAGCTGCATATAGGTCATGCTGCCGTATAACCAGCCGACAGGAAGCGCGCGGCCCAGCAGCCCGGTGGCGGTGAACAGCAGCAGGGAGGCACCGGCGGCAACGATCCGGAAATACCGCTGATACAGCCTCATGAAGGCGCTGAAGGAGAAGTGATATCCGGCTACAAAAAAGGGCAGGTACACAAAGGTGCGGCTCAGGCTGAACCAGCAGCCGTCAAGCTGCAGATAGCCCACCGCCACACCGGCGGCAATAGCGAAGGCGAACTGGGCGCTGCGGCTCCAGCGGCTCATGCCCAGCATCAGCAGACGCCAGCAGGCATGGCTGGCGAGAAACCATAACAGCAGATAAGGGGCGAAGAAGGAGTGATGAATGTTGCTGGCCTGGAAGAAGGCGATGTCGAGTACAGAGTACAGGCTCTGGAAGATGAGGTATTGCAGTCCGGTCTGCAGCAGCACCTTGCGGCCTGCCGCTCCGCTTAAGCTGCTGCGGGCGAAGTAACCGGTTACCAGAACGAACAGCGGCATATGGAAGCTGAAGATCCACCGGTACAGGGTGTCCAGCCCGCTCATGGCGGAAATCAGGGGCTCGACCGCATTGGCCACAAAGACAGTTACGATTAACATAAAGCGCAGGTTGAGGAAGAAAGTCTCTCCTTGCTGGTCAAGCGGGCGTTCCCGGGTCATGACGTTACCTCCGTATATAGGATATGCGACAGGCTGCGTTATTGGGATTTCGTTTGCAGGATAGCAGGATAGTGGATATTTTAATTTTAAAATACATGATTTCCAAAAGATAAATTGTGAACTTCATCACTTATCTCAGCTTGGTAAGCGCTATCACCGCGGAGAGTTGTGGCGAACTCTTGAAGGTTGTTTGATTTCTGCGATTACTTTATAATTTTCCTATGCAGTAATCCGGGAGTGAACCCTATTGAGAAAGAGCCTTACCAGACGCCGTGTGCTTATAGCAAGTGTAGTGATTTTGTTGGTGGCAGTTGTGCTTGTATGGAGGTATCTGACCCCGTACAAGCCGGAGGAGCGTGCCGAGACGGCGCTGGTCACTGCCGGAAGCGTCTCCGTGGAGCAGAATGATAACTGGATCTCGTTCGAGCCTTCCACAGCGCATGGCACAGCCGTGATTATGTATCCCGGCGCACTGGTGAAGCCTGAAGCCTATGCTCCGCTGGCCAGAGCCATTGCGCAGGCCGGGCATCCGTTCTATATTGCCAGAATGCCGCTTAATCTGGCGGTGATTAAGGGGGATGCCGCAGAGGAGATTCTCCGCGTCCACCCGAAGCAGTCCTTCGTCCTTGGCGGCCACTCGCTCGGCGGCGTCATGGCTTCGCGTTTCGCTGCGGAGCATGCCGGCCAGCTGGAGGGCGTTTTTTTTCTGGCCTCCTATCCGGATGAGAAGGGGAGCCTGAAGGATACCACCCTGTCTGTGTTGTCTGTGCTTGGCACGGAGGACAAGGTAGTTGACCGGGACAGCTATAATAAGGGCCGGGCCTATATCCCAAGCAATACCGTATACGTGTCCATTGAAGGCGGCAACCATGCCCAGTTCGGCAGCTACGGCCCCCAGAAAGGGGACGGAACCCCTACGATTACAGAGGAGGAGCAGCAGGAGCGCACCGTGCGGGCACTGCTCGATTGGATGGGCAATCTGCGCCAGAGCAAATGATTATATAGAATGTGGTAATGCTTTATGCAGAGGAGGGTTGGCATGCCTGTATTGCATATTCATGAGCACGCTGTACCGTGCAGCGGCATCCTGTTCGACAAGGACGGCACGCTGCTTGACCTGCTCGCCACCTGGGGCAGCTGGGCTGACCTGGTGCTGGAGGGGCTTGGCAGCCAGCTGGCGCTGATCAAGGGCCAGCCGGTCCGGACGGGCGATCTGGCCGGGGTGCTGGGAACGACCCATGATGCGGCCGGGCGTATTACCGGCTATGATCCTGCCGGGCCGCTCTCGATGGCAACCGCCGAGGAATCAACCGGGGTCCTTGCCTGGCAGCTGTATTCAGCCGGTGTTCCCTGGAACGAAGCGGTGACGCGGGTCCATGCCATCTCCAAGGAAGCTATGAATGAGCTGCGCCGCCGGCGTACAGCAGTACCCATGCCGGGGCTGCGGCCGTTCCTTGGGCAGTGCGCGGCCGCCTCCTTGAAGCTGGGCGTTGTGACCTCCGACAACCAGTCCACCACCCGGGAGCACCTGGAGTGGCTTGGCATTGCCGGGTACTTCAGCACCGTCGTTACCCGCGACCGGGTGAAGCACGGCAAGCCTGCTCCCGAGATGGCAGAGACCGCCTGCCGTGAGCTGGGCCTCCGGCCGGAGGAGACGGTTATTATCGGCGACAGCAATGCCGATATGCAGCTGGGCAGAGGCGCAGGCTTGCGCCTTGCCGTAGGCATCTCCCCCGGCGGGGCGGACAGCCACCTGCTGGATGCGGATCTGGTGGTGTCCGGCTTCGGGGAGCTGAGGATAAGCATTTGATTACATTATGTACAGAGAGGAAACGTGTGGAGACTATGGATCAATTGCAGCAACTGGCTTCATGGATCAAGGACAGCGGAAATATTGTGTTTTTCGGCGGCGCGGGAACATCAACCGAGAGCGGCATACCGGACTTCCGTTCCGCAGCCGGCTTATACCAGACGCAGCATAACTCTCCGTATCCGCCAGAGGTGATGCTCAGCCTCAGCTTCTTCATGTCCTCGCCGGACATTTTTTTTGATTTCTACCGCAGCAAAATGATTCATCCCGAAGCGCAGCCGAACGGTGCCCACCGGCTGCTGGCCCGGCTGGAGGACGAAGGCAAGCTCAAGGCGGTGATTACGCAAAATATCGACGGCCTGCATCAGATCGCGGGCAGCCGCCGGGTGCTGGAGCTGCACGGCTCCATCCACCGCAATCACTGCATGGGCTGCCGGCGGTATTTCGGCCTGGAGGAGTGGCTGGAGATGACAGCGGCTGTGCCGCGCTGCCCGGACTGCGGCGGCATCATCAAGCCGGATGTGGTGCTCTATGAAGAGGCGCTGGACCATGAGGTGCTCGTGGAGTCAGTGGAGGCTATTGCCGCAGCGGATCTGCTGATCATCGGCGGCACCTCGCTGACCGTACAGCCTGCGGCCAGTCTGGTCACGTATTTCAGAGGGCGTCACACCGTCCTGCTCAACAATGATCCAACCCCTTATGATCACCAGGCCGATCTGATTATAACGGAGCGGATCGGGGATGTCATGGGGAGGCTGCAGGGACTTCTGGCATAGCCGCCGGCTTTTCCCGGGGAAGACGATTATAAATTCCGCCAGGCGTTTATTATAGGGTATTGCAGCACAGAGGAAACGAGAGGCAGGGATAGACATGGTATATACAGCTAGTGATGAACGGTATGAAGGAATGCGTTACAACCGCACCGGCCGCTCCGGCCTGAAGCTTCCGGCGGTCTCACTGGGCCTGTGGCATAATTTCGGCGGCATCGATGCCTATGAGAACGGCCGTGCAATGATTACCCGCGCTTTTGATCTGGGCGTAACCCACTTCGACCTGGCGAATAATTACGGGCCGCCGGCCGGATCGGCAGAAGAGCTGTTCGGCAAGGTGCTGGCCCGTGACCTGCAGCCTTACCGCGATGAGCTGGTGATCTCCACCAAGGCAGGCTACCGGATGTGGCCCGGCCCTTACGGAGACTGGGGCTCACGCAAATATATGCTGTCCAGCCTGGATCAGAGCCTGAAGCGGCTGGGGCTGGACTATGTCGATATTTTCTATTCACACCGCCCTGACCCGGAGACCCCTATGGAAGAGACGATGGGCGCGCTGGACCATGCCGTCCGTTCCGGGAAGGCCCTCTACATCGGCCTGTCCAATTATACGGCGGAACAGACACGGCAGGCGCTCGCCATTCTGAAGGAGCTGGGCACACCGCTGCTGATCCATCAGCCGCGCTATTCCATGCTGGACCGCTGGATTGAAGGCGGGCTGCAGGATGTGCTGGCGGAGCACGGCGTAGGCACGATCGCCTTCACCCCGCTGGCCCAGGGCCTGCTGACCAATAAATATCTGAACGGTGTCCCTGCGGATTCCCGGGCCGCCGGGCCTTCCTCCTCACTGGACGAGACCCGGATTACCCCGGATGTGCAGCGCAAGATTCATGCGCTGAACCAGCTGGCAGTGGCGCGCGGCCAGAGTCTGGCCCAGCTTGCACTGGTCTGGACGCTGCGCGGGGGCAAGGTCACCTCCGCCCTGATCGGCGCGAGCCGGGCCAGCCAGATTGAGGAGAATATTGCCGCGCTCTCCCAGAGTGAGCTATCGCAGGAGGAGCTGGAACGGATTGAGAAGATTCTGAAGACAGACAGTGAAGCCTGAGCTTAGTCATATGTGGAATGCAACAGCCCGCTTCCGGTACCGGAGACGGGCTGTTGGTCCATCATTTATCACCCGGACTCAATGTGGCCTGGCGGTAGGCGCTGGGAGACTGGCCGCAGAAGCGTTTGAACTGCCGGGAGAAGTACAGGGCATCGGTTAGCCCGACGGACGCGGCCACCTGCTCCACCGACAGCTCCGGGCGCTCGCGCAGCAGCCGGCGCGACTTCTCAATCCGCAGCTTCAGCAGGTAGGTCACTGGAGACAGTCCGGTCTCCTGCTTGAAGATGCGGGACAGATAAGCGCGGTTATACCCGAGGCTGCCGCACATTTGTTCAATGGAGACCGGATGGGCATACTGTGAAGACATATAGTTGATCATCTGCTTCACCGTGCGCTTGACCTGCGATTCTGCGCCCTCCAGGCGGGATGAGGAGACCAGCAGCTCCGCAGCTTCACCCGCTATAAGGTAGAGATAGCCCAGAGCGGTCAGCGAGGCGCTCTCTGTGTGGTTATAGAAGGCGGTCATCATCCCGGCAAGGGCGCCGGGAATGACACTGCCGCCCGAGGTGGACAGCACCGGGGCCAGCGGGGTGAAGCCCGCCTGCCGGGCCAGCGCTCCGGCCGCTTCTCCGGTGAACGCCGCCCAGCGGTACCGCCAGGGCTTGTGCTGGTCTGAAATGTAGCTCACCAGCTGCCCGGGGTGGATCAGGAAGCAGTCGCCTGCTCCCAGCTCATAGGTGCGCTGCTCGGTACGGAAGGCCCCGGAGCCGGATTCAATATAATGAAGCAGATAATATTCGTAGATTTTGGGGCCGGCCTGATGCAGCGGCAGGGTCTGGCTCTCTCCGGCAAACAGGACATGCAGCGGCTGCCGGCCGAAGTATACAGGATTTGATCCTACGGAATAGGTATGTTGCATATGCCATCCGCCTTTCTGGAATGGAACGCTGCCATAGCCTTGCAGCCGGGGCAGTGTGAAGTAACGGGTATATTCACTATAGGAATAAAAGTCACATTTGTCCATACATTGCACACATGATTGCATTATCAGGGCAAGTCTGATTTTATTATAATGTAACCATGAAGGACGCAAGTTAAAGGCAAGGCCCAAGCACAAGCAGCGAAAGGATGGAGTGGCAATAATGAGCATACAGGAGCTTAACAGCAAATTTATCGAGAAGTACGGGGAGAGCGGGGAACAGGCCCGTGTCTTCTACGCCCCGGGGCGTGTGAATCTGATCGGAGAGCATCTGGATTACAACGGCGGGTACGTGTTCCCGGCCGCACTGGACTTCGGAACGACACTGATTGTCCGCCCGCGTACAGACGGCAAGGTGCAGTTCGCATCAACCAATCTTCCTTATGAAGCTTCTATTGACTACAGCGAGATCGGCAAGTCCAAGACCGGCGAGTGGGTGGATTATCCGGTCGGCGTGATGGTCGAGCTGGCCAAGAAGGGAACTCCGGTGTCCGGCGGCTATGACCTGCTGTTCCACGGGGAGATTCCTAACGGCTCAGGCTTGTCCTCGTCGGCCTCGATTGAGGTCGTGACCGGCTTCGCCTTCCTGACGCTGCTTGGCGGGGATACGGACACCGTAGAGATCGCCCTCTTGTCCCAGCGTGCGGAGAACCAGTACGTCGGCGTGAACTCCGGGATCATGGACCAGTTCGCCGTAGCCAACGGCAAGCGCGACCACGCGATCCTGCTGATGTGCGATACGCTGGAGTACAGCCTGGTGCCGTTCGTGACCGGCAGCTACAAGCTGGTGATCGGCAACACGAACAAGAAGCGCGGGCTGGTTGATTCCAAGTACAATGAACGCCGCAGCCAATGTGACGAAGCGCTGGCCATTCTGAAGCAGCAGGTTCCATCCCTGTCCTATCTGGCGGAGATGAAGCCGGAGCAATTCGAGCAGCTTCAGGCGTCCATCCCGGATGAGACGGTCCGCCGCCGCGCCCGCCATGTAGTGGAAGAGAACCAGCGTGTGCTCGACTCGGTAGAAGTTCTGAAGGAGAATGACCTGAAGCAATTCGGCCTGTACATGAACGATTCCCATGTCTCCCTCCGCGACCTCTATGAAGTCAGCTGTGAGGAGCTGGACGTGATGGTGGAAGAGGCACAGCGCATTCCGGGAACCCTCGGCTCACGGATGACAGGCGCCGGATTCGGCGGATGTACAGTATCCCTGGTGCATGAGGATGATGTGGAGCGGTTCATTAAGGAAGTGGGCGAAGCCTACAAGAGCAGAACCGGCCTGACGGCTGAATTCTATGTATGCGGCATTGGCAACGGCGTTGAAGAACTGAAAGGAGTGATCTAAGATGGCGATTCTGGTGACAGGCGGAGCCGGGTACATCGGTTCCCATACGGTAGCGGAGCTGCTGGACCGCGGAGAAGAGGTAGTGGTGCTGGACAATCTGGTGACCGGACACCGCGAGGCACTGCTGGGCGGCAAGCTGTATGAGGGAGACCTGCGCGACAAGGCGCTGCTGAAGAAGCTGTTCGCGGAGAACAGCATTGATGCGGTCATCCACTTCGCGGCCAGCTCGCTGGTAGGCGAGAGCATGAAGGACCCGGTCAAATATTACGACAACAATGTCTACGGCACACAATGTCTGCTGGAAGCAATGCAACAGGCAGGCGTGGACAAAATCGTCTTCTCCTCCACCGCAGCCACCTACGGTGAACCGGAGAAGGTGCCGATTGAGGAGACGGACCGCACCGAGCCTGCGAATGTCTACGGGGAGACCAAGCTGACCATGGAGCGCATGATGGCCTGGTTCGACAAGGTGCTTGGCATTAAATATGTAGCCCTGCGCTACTTCAATGCGGCAGGCGCACATGCCAGCGGCAAGATCGGCGAAGATCACCGTCCAGAGAGCCATCTCGTTCCGCTGGTGCTGCAGGCGGCACTGAAGCAGCGGGAGAACATCGCTGTCTTCGGCGATGACTACCCGACGGAAGACGGCACCTGCATCCGCGATTACATTCATGTCAGCGACTTGGCGGATGCGCATGTCCGCGCTGTAAACTATCTGCGCAGCGGCAGCGCCAGCAATGTTTTCAACCTCGGCAACGGCCACGGCTTCTCGGTGAAGCAGGTCATCGAGACGGCGAAGAAGGTCACGGGCCTGGAGATTCCGGTCGTAATTCAGGAACGCCGTGCCGGAGACCCTGCGGTGCTGGTAGCCTCCTCTGCGAAGGCCCGCCAGGTGCTGGGCTGGGACCCGCAGCATGACGATCTGGAGGGCATTATCCAGAGCGCCTGGAACTGGCACTCCGCCAATCCGCAAGGATACGGGGAGTAAGCTGAAGGTGTGAATGTGCCGATTGAGGCATCAGACAGAATGCAAGGCGCCGCAGAAGGCCCCCATAAGGAGAATTGAAATGCAGAATGATAACATGACGGCTGCCGCTGAATCGGCGCTCTATGCGATTGAACAGCTGGTGCTGTTCGCTGAGCACTCGGGGCTGATTCAGTCCGCAGATGTGGACTACAGCCGCAATGAGCTGCTGGACCAGTTCGGCTTCAGCGAGCCGTATGCCGGTGAATTCACAGAAGCTCCGCTCAGCAGTCCGCAGGCCCCGCTGGACCAGCTCATTGATTACGGCTTCGGCATCGGGCTGATCCCGGAGAATACGGATACGTACCGCGATCTGCTCGATGCCAAGATTATGGGCCTCCTGATGGCCCGTCCGTCCGAGGTGAACGCCGAATTCGCCGCGCTCCGGGCGGAGCAGGGGATTCAGGCGGCTACCGACCGGTTCTATAAGCTGAGTATTGATTCGAACTATATCCGTATGGACCGTGTAGCCAAGAATGTGTATTGGCTTCAGGAGTCGCCGTACGGTGAGATTGAGATGACGATCAATCTCTCCAAGCCGGAGAAGAGTCCGAAGGAGATCGCCATGGCCCGGCTGCTCCCGCCGCCGGTCTATCCGAAGTGCCAGCTCTGCCGCGAGAATGTCGGCTATGCCGGACGGGTCAATCACCCGCCGCGCCAGAATCTGCGTATCATTCCGCTGGCAATGAACGGCGAGAAGTGGTTCTTCCAGTACTCGCCTTACGTGTACTATAACGAGCACTGCATCGTGTTCCACCACGATCATGTGCCGATGAAGCTGACGAAGGACACGCTGAAGCGTCTGCTCAGCTTCGTGGAGGTCTTCCCGCACTATTTCATCGGCTCTAACGCTGATCTGCCGATTGTCGGCGGCTCCATCCTGACCCATGACCACTTCCAGGGCGGGCGGCATACGTTCCCGATCCAGAAGGCGCCGGCAGAGGATACCTTCACTCACGCTTCGTATCCCGGCGTCCGCCTGAGCACCGTGAAATGGCCGATGTCCGTCCTGCGGATGCACTCGGCTGATCCGGCCGTGCTGCTGGAGGCAGGCAACCACATCTACGAGTCCTGGAAAGCGTACAGCGATCCGGCCGCCGATGTGCTGGCCTTCAGTGAAGAGGACGGCGAGTCTGTGCCGCACAACACGGTTACGCCGATCGTCCGCCGGGCGGAAGACGGCGGCTATGAGATGGATCTGGTGCTGCGCAACAACCGGACCAGCGAAGAGCATCCCGAAGGGATCTTCCACCCGCACCGGGAGATGCACCATATCAAGAAGGAGAACATCGGCCTGATTGAGGTAATGGGTCTGGCGATCCTGCCGGGACGGCTCAAGGAGGAGCTGGATGCCATCGCCGGCGTGCTGGCAGGCGATACGGAGCTGCTTGCAGCGGTTCAGAGCGGAGCTGCGGAGCATCCGCTGGCGCATCATGCCGCCTGGATCAGTGAGCTGGCCGCACACTTCGGCACTTCTCTGGAGCGCGGGGAGGCGGTGAAGACCGTGCAGAACGAGGTGGGCATCAAGTTCACCCATATCCTTGAGCATGCAGGTGTCTACAAGCGTACGCCTGAAGGGCAGGCGGCCTTCCGCCGGTTCCTGAACAGCAGCGGGTTTAACTGAGGCTGTATAGCTGCATATTGATTTTGAATGTCCCTGCCGGATTCGGCAGGGACATTTTTTATCGAGGGGAACGATATGCGCCTCTATTGTGAGCT
This region of Paenibacillus sp. FSL K6-1096 genomic DNA includes:
- a CDS encoding glycoside hydrolase family 3 N-terminal domain-containing protein, which translates into the protein MEIYKQASYSVEERVQDLLSRMTLREKTGQLNQRMYGWDAYAWENGELVLTGAFRQEVAAGGGMGALYGLFRSDPWSGVDYSNGITAADSAAAANKIQRYVLEHTRLGIPVLLSEECPHGHQALDGTLLPVNLAAGATWNPQLMEQAYSRVALELRSRGAHLGLLSALDILHDPRWGRSEECYSEDPFLAAALTAAAVRGMQGITPEELESPDKVAVILKHLCAQGAAQGGRNAGPAAIGERELREIHLPAAQAGAAAGAAGFMAAYNEIDGIPCHANEALLSGILRGEWDFGGIVMADGQAVDRLVALTGSYEGAAALALSAGVDLSLWDKAFSTLEEAVARGLVREADIDRAASRVLTLKFRLGLFERPYADEQQAVSVVGHADTRRLNLQVARESVVLLKNEDALLPLAGKLRRIAVIGPNADRLYNQLGDYTSIQREGSGTTVLQGIRQCAPAGIEVVHALGCGIRDASAAGLSEAVELARGADVAVLVLGGSSARQFGGDFDANGAAIISEGSPSEMDCGEGVDLADLRLGGIQQQLAEAVAATGTPVVAIVIQGRPHALDQLEPLAGALLCAAYPGSEGGQAIAEILFGQVNPSGKLPVSLPRSSGQLPVYYNQKDPGRPRVYVDMPSAPLYSFGHGLSYTSFDYGSVSLSAASISAAELEAGSRVSVSITVKNTGGVAGLETVQLYIRARESGITRRIAELKGFSKIQLQPGEEKTVTFSLGVEELGVWNIAMKFAAVPCRVSVMAGGSLAGTRSAELVVTGSGS
- the ilvD gene encoding dihydroxy-acid dehydratase, whose amino-acid sequence is MANKKMRSDMIKKGFDRAPHRSLLRAAGVKEEDFGKPFIAVCNSYIDIVPGHVHLQEFGKIVKEAIREAGGVPFEFNTIGVDDGIAMGHIGMRYSLPSREIIADSLETVVSAHWFDGMVCIPNCDKITPGMMMGALRVNIPTIFVSGGPMKAGVDSKGKKLSLTSVFEGVGAHQVGKINDAELLELEQYGCPTCGSCSGMFTANSMNCLAEAMGLALPGNGTILAVAEERKEFVRKSATQLMELIKMDLKPRDIVTQESLDNAFALDMAMGGSTNTVLHTLALAQEAQVEYPLERINEVANRVPYLAKLAPASDIFIEDVDRAGGVSAVLNELLKKPGAIFGDCMTVTGKTLAENVRGHEIKDTSVIHTLDNPYSEVGGLSVLYGNLAPEGSIIKVGAVDASVGGYHKGPAICFDSQEEALEGIANGKVKEGHVVVIRYEGPKGGPGMPEMLAPTSQIVGMGLGAKVGLITDGRFSGASRGISIGHISPEAAEGGPIAFVENGDIIELDLNNRKIELLVDEEVLAVRRQGWKGFEPKVKTGYLARYSKLVTNASNGGVLKI
- a CDS encoding fucose 4-O-acetylase, translating into MTRERPLDQQGETFFLNLRFMLIVTVFVANAVEPLISAMSGLDTLYRWIFSFHMPLFVLVTGYFARSSLSGAAGRKVLLQTGLQYLIFQSLYSVLDIAFFQASNIHHSFFAPYLLLWFLASHACWRLLMLGMSRWSRSAQFAFAIAAGVAVGYLQLDGCWFSLSRTFVYLPFFVAGYHFSFSAFMRLYQRYFRIVAAGASLLLFTATGLLGRALPVGWLYGSMTYMQLGIHEWYAGVFRLGVYALQFVSSLAFLSLVPWGLCRMTDLGRRTLYVFLLHGLVVRAAAASGLYVYITGPAGAAMLIFAATGCTVLLALPVVRRVLHPLVEPPVGWMISLRRAALRRSL
- a CDS encoding alpha/beta hydrolase encodes the protein MRKSLTRRRVLIASVVILLVAVVLVWRYLTPYKPEERAETALVTAGSVSVEQNDNWISFEPSTAHGTAVIMYPGALVKPEAYAPLARAIAQAGHPFYIARMPLNLAVIKGDAAEEILRVHPKQSFVLGGHSLGGVMASRFAAEHAGQLEGVFFLASYPDEKGSLKDTTLSVLSVLGTEDKVVDRDSYNKGRAYIPSNTVYVSIEGGNHAQFGSYGPQKGDGTPTITEEEQQERTVRALLDWMGNLRQSK
- a CDS encoding HAD family hydrolase, coding for MPVLHIHEHAVPCSGILFDKDGTLLDLLATWGSWADLVLEGLGSQLALIKGQPVRTGDLAGVLGTTHDAAGRITGYDPAGPLSMATAEESTGVLAWQLYSAGVPWNEAVTRVHAISKEAMNELRRRRTAVPMPGLRPFLGQCAAASLKLGVVTSDNQSTTREHLEWLGIAGYFSTVVTRDRVKHGKPAPEMAETACRELGLRPEETVIIGDSNADMQLGRGAGLRLAVGISPGGADSHLLDADLVVSGFGELRISI
- a CDS encoding NAD-dependent protein deacylase, which gives rise to MDQLQQLASWIKDSGNIVFFGGAGTSTESGIPDFRSAAGLYQTQHNSPYPPEVMLSLSFFMSSPDIFFDFYRSKMIHPEAQPNGAHRLLARLEDEGKLKAVITQNIDGLHQIAGSRRVLELHGSIHRNHCMGCRRYFGLEEWLEMTAAVPRCPDCGGIIKPDVVLYEEALDHEVLVESVEAIAAADLLIIGGTSLTVQPAASLVTYFRGRHTVLLNNDPTPYDHQADLIITERIGDVMGRLQGLLA